A section of the Zavarzinella sp. genome encodes:
- a CDS encoding TetR/AcrR family transcriptional regulator, whose translation MAAKRGDDTRVRILNAALGVFRQQGYSATTVDDLCRASGVTKGAFFHHFESKEAVALAAIEYWNHFTGVLFENAPYWQVEDPRARLLAYLDFRAELVQGDLAEFTCLLGTLVQETFASHPSLRAACGIGVASHAATLVPTIEAAKALYAPDADWDSDSLARYTQVVLQGGFVLAKAFDQRQTVLDAVNHLKRYVEQLLPKAFAADS comes from the coding sequence ATGGCAGCAAAACGTGGTGACGATACCAGAGTACGCATTCTGAATGCCGCACTTGGGGTGTTCCGGCAACAAGGTTACTCGGCAACGACAGTGGATGACCTCTGCCGTGCCAGCGGAGTGACCAAGGGTGCCTTTTTCCACCACTTCGAAAGTAAGGAAGCCGTGGCATTGGCCGCGATCGAATACTGGAACCACTTTACAGGGGTTCTCTTCGAGAATGCACCATACTGGCAAGTGGAAGATCCCCGTGCGAGGTTGCTGGCTTACCTCGACTTCCGGGCAGAGTTAGTTCAGGGTGATCTGGCCGAGTTCACATGCCTGCTTGGAACACTCGTGCAGGAAACCTTTGCCAGCCACCCTTCGTTGCGGGCAGCTTGTGGTATTGGCGTTGCGAGCCATGCTGCCACGCTCGTTCCGACAATTGAGGCGGCCAAGGCTCTGTATGCACCTGATGCCGATTGGGATTCAGATAGTTTGGCACGTTATACGCAAGTCGTTTTGCAAGGTGGCTTCGTTCTGGCCAAGGCGTTCGATCAGCGGCAAACCGTGCTTGATGCGGTCAACCATTTGAAGCGATATGTGGAACAGCTTTTACCGAAGGCATTTGCTGCGGATAGTTAG